GAACAAGTGCTGCCCTCACTTTATCGCGGCTTGCTGCAACGCCCGGCGTTGACGCTGAAAGAATTTTTGCAGCGGTTGTGAAGAAAGGCGTTCAGAGTGATGGCATTGAGTGTTGAATAAGGAATTTTCATCTCAAAATTTGGGAGGCTCTATGTCGGAAGTTGAATTGACAGAAGCACTAACCAGCGCAAATAGCCAACTGCAATCTTTGCAGGCTCGCGTCAGTGAATTGGAGAGAAAAACGAGCGCAAACGTGGTGCTGCCGTCTACGGATTTGTTAAGCGACAGGTTCTTAAAACGCGCATTTGCCGTTTTAGGCCATTATATCGTCGCCAGCTTGATCATTGCACTGCCTATTTATGCCTTACTTTTCATCATTTTCCTGATCGTAGGCGTCAGCTTTCAATGAGTTTTAACGATATTTGCCTAATGGCGACTTTAGTTTTATGAAAAACGCATGAGTCAATCTAACAACGCACAAATCCCCGCGAGTATTGCCGCATTGCTCGAGCCGATTTCCCGATCTGCGCCCACAGGCGTGGAAAGCCTCGACACGGTGGAGGCCTACGTCAAGCTGGAGGGTGAAATCAGCAAGCCTTCGCCGAAGTATGCCGATTGCATTGCGTGGGCAACAGAAGTATTGCAAAAGCACAGCAAGAATACGCGCGTGGCGGCGTTGCTCGCGCTGGCGTGGTATCGCACGGAAAAACTTTCCGGCTTAAAAAACGGGCTGTTGCTGATGGCGGGTTTGTTCGAGCGCTTTGGAGATAAGCTCCACCCCGCGAATTCTGCAGTGCGCAGCAAAGACGTGAAATTCTTGAGCAATGACAAGATCACAAAGTTTCTTTTAAAAGAAAACATTTCAAGCGAAAACGCGCCGGAGGTGATTGCGGCGCAGACGGCTTTGCACAAGCTTGTCACGCTTTGCCGGCAACAATTTCCACAGAATGGGCCCGACCTGAGCGTGTTGAACCAGATCATCGAAGATCACGTAAAAATCGCCGGTGCAATAACACCGGATAGTAGTCATCAGCCGGCAGCCGGTAGTGGTCAATCACCAAACCAACAAGCCAACAGTAATGAACAACCAGCAACCAGCAACCAGGATCAAGCAACCGGCGGCTCTGCCAAGGCAGAAGCGCAACCGACAATCAACCTTCCACAACCCGAGCTTGAAATTCCCGACGCGGTGAAGGCGTTGCTGAAACCAATCTCGGCGGCTGCCCCCGCCGGTAAAGCGCTGGCACACACGAACGACGAAGACTATTTGAAACTCCAGCGGGAGATCAAACAAACCAAACCCAAATATGAGGTTTGCATCGATTTGGCTACGGATTTGCTGAAGAAAAAAACGAAAGACGCGGAAATCATCTGCTGGTTGGCCTTTGCCTGGTATCGCAAAGAGGGTATTGCCGGACTCAAGAACGGCCTACTGCTGCTCTTGAAAGCTTTGCAGCAATTCTCTGGCGCGCTTTATCCGAGCGACACGGCTGTGCGCGGCAAGGCCTTCAATTTTTTGAATCTAAAAAAAGTTGGCGCGATGCTGAAAAACGAGAACCTCGCAAAGGCAAACGCCGAAACGGTTCTTGTGCTTCAGCGAATTTTGGAAGAGCTGGCCGGCGAGTTTGAGCGGCAATTTGAAGAAAAGAATCGCCCCTCGCTGAAAGATATTGCGCCAATGATCGAGACGCATGCTGAAGCTGCAAAGGAATTGCTTAACCCGGCAACGCCTCCGCCGGTCAGCGCATCTCCAGTGAGTGCATCGTTTGCAGCAACTGCAGCGGCCTCCATGATGAAATCAAGCTCAGGCAGTGTGGCCTCTGCCGGCGCCAGCAGTATTATTGCTTCAAGGGACGGTGCATTGCGCAGCATTGTGCAGGCGTTGCTGTATTTCTTCGAAGAGGAAAAAGACGGGCAGAAAATCCGCAAAGTCTGCGAAGAGGTTTCGATCTACGGCCTTTCGCGGCAATTGCGCTGGGGCGCGCTCGGCATGCCGGAGATCAAAGAAAAAGACGGCCTCAAGCAAGCCGTTGCCTTCGAAGGGCCGAATGCGGCGAAGCGAGAGGCGCTGCGGACCTGGTTCCAAAACAGTGAATGGGACAAGCTCATCCCCGACATTGAGATTAAATTTATCACGGATTCGGAGGAAGGCTTTCGATATTGGCTTGACGGCCAGCGTTATGTCGTGCTGGCCTTGGAACAAAAGGGCGAGAAAACCAAAAAGGCGGCGCAGGAAATCAAATTTCAGCTTGCACGCCTGATGCACCGGCTGCCCGACCTGCCGAAATTGGTTTTCAAAGGAAAATCTGCCACGCCTTTTGCCGATACGGAAACGCTCAAATGGCTGGAAGACGAGGTGAAAGGCATAATCGGCGTGGGCAGAGCAGCGGACAAGATTTTGCCGCCGATCATGGGCGAAGATTATGAGCCGATCAGCAAGGCCTATGCAGCGGCTTGCGCCGAGTTGCCGGAGAATTTCGAGAAGAACGTGGAGTCTATGCAGAAGAGTATGGCGAGCGAAGAGCGGCGCAAAGGCCGGTTCCTGCGCAGCCTGAATCTCGCTAATTTTTGCTATGCCGCCAAGAAGCCGGAGCTGGCCAAGGCCATGCTGCTCGATTTGATCAAAAGGATCGAGGAATATCAACTTGCCGAGTGGGAGCCGGCGTTGTGTGTTGCGGTCTGGCAATCAACCTACTTGACGAATCTCAAGTTGTTACAGTCCGAAAATCACGAGGCGCAAAAGCCCGTTTTGCAGCAACAGCAAACCGAGTTATTTGCGAAGATCAGCAAGCACGATGTTTTACGGGCGCTCGATCTCGCCAATCGCCAATCTTAGGGGGGTGGAATGGAATAAACCAAAGTGACAAATCGATGTCTCTCAACACTGAAAGAGCATGGAGTAAAAGCGTTATTTTACTCCACCCCCTTAACCCAAGGAGAATAGATCATGGCAAAATTACCCACCCCAAAAATCGCCCAGCGCGTCAAAGTATCGATCCTGCCGAGCAGTGACGCCAAAGAGAATGTCGAGCTGGATTATCGCATGATGATTGTCGGGGATTTTAGCAAAAAGGAGCCCGGCGCACAAGGCGAGCTGAAAGACCGCACTGTGTACGAGATCAAAAGCAAAGGCGATTTCAAGGCCGTATTGGAAAATATCAATCCGAAGTTGACGCTGAATGTGCCGAACCACATCTCCGGTGAAAAAGACGCCAAAGTTTTCGTCAACATTGATGTCAAAGATATGAAGGATTTTCATCCGGACGAGATTTGCAAGAAAGTAGAGCCGCTGCAGGAGTTGATGGAGGCGCGTGAGCGTCTCAAAAAACTAAAATATATGGTGATGAATCCCGATGTGCGCAAAGCGCTGGAAGGCGTTTTGAAAGAAGGCGGCGACAGCGTGGGCAACCTGATGTCGAAGCTGGAAGCGAAATCATAGTTTGTCTTACACCTTACACTTTAAACGTTACACGTTTTAGGTGAAAGGTGTAAAGTGTAAGGCGACAAGAAAACTCAATATCCCTTCGCAAAAATCTATTGACATCATAACCGGAGCAGCAAATATGAACGACCCCAAAACAACCCAGGCCACTGAGGTGGCGACCAGCACAGTTGACAAGCTGGTGGGGATGTTGGACACCGAGGATCAGAAAAACGCTGTGGAAGAATTCATCAAGCAGATTGGCGATAAATATGCCGTGGAGCGCATCAACAGCGCGTTGGTTGATTCCTACATTGAAAGCATCGACAAAGTGATCAGCGCCCAGATGGATGAAATCCTCCACAACGAAGATTTT
This portion of the Cytophagia bacterium CHB2 genome encodes:
- the tssB gene encoding type VI secretion system contractile sheath small subunit; translation: MAKLPTPKIAQRVKVSILPSSDAKENVELDYRMMIVGDFSKKEPGAQGELKDRTVYEIKSKGDFKAVLENINPKLTLNVPNHISGEKDAKVFVNIDVKDMKDFHPDEICKKVEPLQELMEARERLKKLKYMVMNPDVRKALEGVLKEGGDSVGNLMSKLEAKS